From Alosa sapidissima isolate fAloSap1 chromosome 7, fAloSap1.pri, whole genome shotgun sequence, the proteins below share one genomic window:
- the LOC121713170 gene encoding ERBB receptor feedback inhibitor 1 isoform X1, with protein sequence MEVCLSMATAKPFWDPHETNNLYFCLDAETMEQNFRTHYRDSSMGYEESSMPSYQEGDQVVPSFKRLSVYEPIPPHSSRRATKPLPPLPDPSDLSSDEGVDNEVEFFTSADDRQCLVPEHRPKALAFRYAAPGRRSYRGCGQVNYAYYEGAKSACTQGQEKLYAHKQPRELPLPRDCARQPDRPQRRLRRTHSGPAGSFKTASLRLFGHGQLQDKPEVPPRVPIPPLPAKSSELRHRWSALVPPAPPSDGDDDDDKPPQVPPREPIPRSYARTPSPKSLPIYVNGVMPPTQSFAPNPKYVSKAQPRAPHRAPHEAVTPSHNPCILPIMEDGKKASTTHYFLLPHRPAYLDRYARFFRETDCETTAEEGCS encoded by the exons ATGGAGGTGTGTCTCAGCATGGCCACAGCCAAACCCTTCTGGGATCCTCATGAAACAAACAA CTTGTACTTTTGCCTTGATGCGGAAACCATGGAACAGAATTTCAGAACACACTACAGAGACTCCTCTATGGGATATGagg AAAGCTCCATGCCAAGTTATCAGGAGGGTGACCAGGTGGTCCCTTCATTCAAAAGACTGTCTGTGTACGAGCCCATTCCCCCGCACTCTTCTCGGAGAGCCACCAAGCCGCTACCTCCTCTCCCGGACCCGTCCGACCTGTCCTCAGATGAAGGGGTGGACAACGAGGTGGAGTTCTTCACCAGCGCGGATGACCGGCAGTGTCTGGTGCCGGAGCACCGCCCCAAGGCTCTGGCCTTTCGGTACGCTGCGCCCGGCCGCCGCAGCTACCGGGGCTGCGGTCAGGTCAACTATGCCTACTACGAGGGCGCCAAGTCTGCCTGCACTCAGGGCCAAGAGAAACTGTACGCCCACAAGCAGCCACGCGAGCTGCCCCTGCCCAGAGACTGCGCCAGGCAGCCGGACCGGCCCCAGCGCCGGCTGCGTCGGACCCACTCCGGCCCCGCTGGCTCCTTTAAGACGGCCAGCCTGAGGCTGTTCGGCCACGGCCAGCTGCAGGACAAGCCCGAGGTCCCGCCGCGCGTTCCCATCCCACCGCTTCCTGCCAAGAGCTCGGAGCTCCGCCACCGCTGGTCCGCATTAGTCCCGCCGGCGCCGCCCAGTGACGGCGACGACGATGACGACAAGCCGCCCCAGGTCCCCCCTCGGGAGCCCATCCCACGGAGCTACGCCCGCACCCCGAGTCCCAAGAGCCTCCCCATCTATGTCAACGGGGTGATGCCTCCCACACAGAGCTTCGCTCCCAACCCCAAGTACGTCAGCAAGGCCCAGCCCCGGGCCCCCCACAGGGCCCCTCACGAGGCCGTGACCCCATCCCACAACCCCTGCATACTGCCCATCATGGAGGACGGCAAGAAAGCCAGCACCACCCATTACTTCCTCCTTCCCCATCGGCCGGCCTACTTGGACCGCTATGCCAGATTTTTCAGGGAGACTGACTGCGAGACGACGGCTGAGGAGGGTTGCAGCTGA
- the LOC121713170 gene encoding ERBB receptor feedback inhibitor 1 isoform X2: MPSYQEGDQVVPSFKRLSVYEPIPPHSSRRATKPLPPLPDPSDLSSDEGVDNEVEFFTSADDRQCLVPEHRPKALAFRYAAPGRRSYRGCGQVNYAYYEGAKSACTQGQEKLYAHKQPRELPLPRDCARQPDRPQRRLRRTHSGPAGSFKTASLRLFGHGQLQDKPEVPPRVPIPPLPAKSSELRHRWSALVPPAPPSDGDDDDDKPPQVPPREPIPRSYARTPSPKSLPIYVNGVMPPTQSFAPNPKYVSKAQPRAPHRAPHEAVTPSHNPCILPIMEDGKKASTTHYFLLPHRPAYLDRYARFFRETDCETTAEEGCS; encoded by the coding sequence ATGCCAAGTTATCAGGAGGGTGACCAGGTGGTCCCTTCATTCAAAAGACTGTCTGTGTACGAGCCCATTCCCCCGCACTCTTCTCGGAGAGCCACCAAGCCGCTACCTCCTCTCCCGGACCCGTCCGACCTGTCCTCAGATGAAGGGGTGGACAACGAGGTGGAGTTCTTCACCAGCGCGGATGACCGGCAGTGTCTGGTGCCGGAGCACCGCCCCAAGGCTCTGGCCTTTCGGTACGCTGCGCCCGGCCGCCGCAGCTACCGGGGCTGCGGTCAGGTCAACTATGCCTACTACGAGGGCGCCAAGTCTGCCTGCACTCAGGGCCAAGAGAAACTGTACGCCCACAAGCAGCCACGCGAGCTGCCCCTGCCCAGAGACTGCGCCAGGCAGCCGGACCGGCCCCAGCGCCGGCTGCGTCGGACCCACTCCGGCCCCGCTGGCTCCTTTAAGACGGCCAGCCTGAGGCTGTTCGGCCACGGCCAGCTGCAGGACAAGCCCGAGGTCCCGCCGCGCGTTCCCATCCCACCGCTTCCTGCCAAGAGCTCGGAGCTCCGCCACCGCTGGTCCGCATTAGTCCCGCCGGCGCCGCCCAGTGACGGCGACGACGATGACGACAAGCCGCCCCAGGTCCCCCCTCGGGAGCCCATCCCACGGAGCTACGCCCGCACCCCGAGTCCCAAGAGCCTCCCCATCTATGTCAACGGGGTGATGCCTCCCACACAGAGCTTCGCTCCCAACCCCAAGTACGTCAGCAAGGCCCAGCCCCGGGCCCCCCACAGGGCCCCTCACGAGGCCGTGACCCCATCCCACAACCCCTGCATACTGCCCATCATGGAGGACGGCAAGAAAGCCAGCACCACCCATTACTTCCTCCTTCCCCATCGGCCGGCCTACTTGGACCGCTATGCCAGATTTTTCAGGGAGACTGACTGCGAGACGACGGCTGAGGAGGGTTGCAGCTGA
- the LOC121713167 gene encoding coiled-coil domain-containing protein 63-like isoform X1, with translation MRRRISACSIHSDNSEPDIDVIAQTELNKLQRQFRIMVGSRQAYAAESEDIIRRQLREIQRLKDEHEELQCNLRVTQGRKLQGTEVTQDLCHMLVIQDSVETQIHREKRTLKSIKQEILRLEKEMAETKREKMSVISRCTSHVLENKLDLGNIRSNKLLSKNRQLREDLKILHIERKQFQQIYSKLEKELELIRRNIRDVMSKTSAAADGRLDMQLKSMFLKEKTMKDMVQYNTELFELERVISYNDQLKSFMSIKNQERTSQGESQDNPRKQEKEEKKEKGVDLEVSFKRIQDILGEEDLEKIMAKFIEVEDLNFSSLTYVNEQNNEAEHLKAQIDQILEAIDHLNSEWQKQQAVRSALLQNIASQQQQTERQRQAYELRITAINKILDQLKTGINAVLNQINCDRSEIDEKLGATCDNRESITMAFLGLVEHRTNELLTIQSFVNAKVDHEKEYSAMATACHLLGKSQPLSQEDLIIRPPVQWTESDTEECELPLGERTLSREELYKQALKRMQRRRRSRPEVKTSRVSLGPNFRQRSLALP, from the exons ATGCGTCGGAGGATATCAGCATGTAGTATTCATTCAGACAACAGCGAACCCGACATCGATGTAATAG CTCAGACAGAGCTGAATAAGTTGCAGAGGCAGTTTCGCATCATGGTAGGTTCCCGGCAAGCATATGCCGCAGAGTCAGAGGATATTATCCGGAGACAGTT ACGGGAAATCCAGAGGCTGAAGGACGAGCATGAGGAGCTACAGTGTAACCTTCGTGTGACACAGGGAAGGAAATTACAAGGCACAGAGGTCACCCAGGACCTCTGCCACATGCTGGTGATCCAAGACAGTGtagaaacacaaatacacagagagaaacGGACATTGAAGAGCATAAAGCAAGAG ATTTTGAGACTTGAGAAAGAGATGGCAGAAaccaaaagagagaaaatgtcTGTAATCAGTAGATGTACCAGTCATGTTTTGGAGAACAAACTGGATCTG GGAAATATACGTAGCAACAAGTTATTGTCAAAGAACAGGCAGCTCAGGGAAGATCTTAAAATTCTCCATATTGAACGAAAACAGTTCCAACAGATATACAGCAAACTGGAGAAG GAGTTGGAACTCATTCGCAGAAATATCAGAGATGTCATGAGTAagacctctgctgctgctgatggaaG GCTGGATATGCAGTTAAAATCCATGTTTTTGAAGGAGAAAACCATGAAGGACATGGTACAATACAACACAGAGTTATTTGAACTAGAGAGAGTTATCTCTTACAATGATCAGCTCAAGAGCTTCATGAGCATTAAGAACCAAGAGAGAACCAGTCAGGGGGAGAGCCAGGACAATCCCCGGAAACAAG agaaagaagaaaagaaagagaagggggtGGACTTAGAGGTATCCTTCAAAAGAATTCAAGATATACTTGGAGAAGAAGATCTCGAGAAAATTATGGCAAAGTTCATTGAAG TTGAGGATTTAAATTTCTCCTCCCTGACCTACGTCAATGAACAGAACAATGAGGCAGAGCACTTAAAGGCCCAGATAGATCAG ATCTTGGAGGCAATCGATCATCTGAACTCAGAGTGGCAGAAGCAGCAGGCCGTGCGTTCTGCTCTCCTCCAGAACATAGCCTCTCAACAGCagcagacagagaggcagaggcaggCCTACGAGCTGCGCATCACAGCTATCAACAAGATCCTGGACCAGCTCAAAACAG GTATAAATGCTGTGCTTAACCAGATCAACTGTGATCGCTCTGAAATCGACGAGAAATTGGGAGCGACCTGCGATAACAGGGAGAGCATCACCATGGCCTTTCTGGGCCTCGTGGAGCACCGCACCAATGAGCTGCTGACCATTCAGTCCTTCGTCAATGCCAAGGTG gaTCATGAGAAAGAGTACAGTGCCATGGCGACTGCATGTCACTTGCTGGGAAAGAGTCAACCGCTGTCCCAAGAAGATCTGATCATCAGACCCCCTGTTCAATG GACTGAATCTGATACAGAGGAATGTGAATTGCCTTTGGGTGAAAGAACGTTATCCAGAGAAGAGCTCTACAAGCAAGCCTTGAAGAGG ATGCAACGGAGGAGGAGAAGCAGACCAGAAGTGAAAACATCCAGAGTCAGCCTTGGGCCCAACTTCCGCCAACGCAGCCTGGCTTTGCCTTGA
- the LOC121713167 gene encoding coiled-coil domain-containing protein 63-like isoform X2, with product MRRRISACSIHSDNSEPDIDVIAQTELNKLQRQFRIMVGSRQAYAAESEDIIRRQLREIQRLKDEHEELQCNLRVTQGRKLQGTEVTQDLCHMLVIQDSVETQIHREKRTLKSIKQEILRLEKEMAETKREKMSVISRCTSHVLENKLDLGNIRSNKLLSKNRQLREDLKILHIERKQFQQIYSKLEKELELIRRNIRDVMSKTSAAADGRLDMQLKSMFLKEKTMKDMVQYNTELFELERVISYNDQLKSFMSIKNQERTSQGESQDNPRKQEKEEKKEKGVDLEVSFKRIQDILGEEDLEKIMAKFIEVEDLNFSSLTYVNEQNNEAEHLKAQIDQILEAIDHLNSEWQKQQAVRSALLQNIASQQQQTERQRQAYELRITAINKILDQLKTGINAVLNQINCDRSEIDEKLGATCDNRESITMAFLGLVEHRTNELLTIQSFVNAKDHEKEYSAMATACHLLGKSQPLSQEDLIIRPPVQWTESDTEECELPLGERTLSREELYKQALKRMQRRRRSRPEVKTSRVSLGPNFRQRSLALP from the exons ATGCGTCGGAGGATATCAGCATGTAGTATTCATTCAGACAACAGCGAACCCGACATCGATGTAATAG CTCAGACAGAGCTGAATAAGTTGCAGAGGCAGTTTCGCATCATGGTAGGTTCCCGGCAAGCATATGCCGCAGAGTCAGAGGATATTATCCGGAGACAGTT ACGGGAAATCCAGAGGCTGAAGGACGAGCATGAGGAGCTACAGTGTAACCTTCGTGTGACACAGGGAAGGAAATTACAAGGCACAGAGGTCACCCAGGACCTCTGCCACATGCTGGTGATCCAAGACAGTGtagaaacacaaatacacagagagaaacGGACATTGAAGAGCATAAAGCAAGAG ATTTTGAGACTTGAGAAAGAGATGGCAGAAaccaaaagagagaaaatgtcTGTAATCAGTAGATGTACCAGTCATGTTTTGGAGAACAAACTGGATCTG GGAAATATACGTAGCAACAAGTTATTGTCAAAGAACAGGCAGCTCAGGGAAGATCTTAAAATTCTCCATATTGAACGAAAACAGTTCCAACAGATATACAGCAAACTGGAGAAG GAGTTGGAACTCATTCGCAGAAATATCAGAGATGTCATGAGTAagacctctgctgctgctgatggaaG GCTGGATATGCAGTTAAAATCCATGTTTTTGAAGGAGAAAACCATGAAGGACATGGTACAATACAACACAGAGTTATTTGAACTAGAGAGAGTTATCTCTTACAATGATCAGCTCAAGAGCTTCATGAGCATTAAGAACCAAGAGAGAACCAGTCAGGGGGAGAGCCAGGACAATCCCCGGAAACAAG agaaagaagaaaagaaagagaagggggtGGACTTAGAGGTATCCTTCAAAAGAATTCAAGATATACTTGGAGAAGAAGATCTCGAGAAAATTATGGCAAAGTTCATTGAAG TTGAGGATTTAAATTTCTCCTCCCTGACCTACGTCAATGAACAGAACAATGAGGCAGAGCACTTAAAGGCCCAGATAGATCAG ATCTTGGAGGCAATCGATCATCTGAACTCAGAGTGGCAGAAGCAGCAGGCCGTGCGTTCTGCTCTCCTCCAGAACATAGCCTCTCAACAGCagcagacagagaggcagaggcaggCCTACGAGCTGCGCATCACAGCTATCAACAAGATCCTGGACCAGCTCAAAACAG GTATAAATGCTGTGCTTAACCAGATCAACTGTGATCGCTCTGAAATCGACGAGAAATTGGGAGCGACCTGCGATAACAGGGAGAGCATCACCATGGCCTTTCTGGGCCTCGTGGAGCACCGCACCAATGAGCTGCTGACCATTCAGTCCTTCGTCAATGCCAAG gaTCATGAGAAAGAGTACAGTGCCATGGCGACTGCATGTCACTTGCTGGGAAAGAGTCAACCGCTGTCCCAAGAAGATCTGATCATCAGACCCCCTGTTCAATG GACTGAATCTGATACAGAGGAATGTGAATTGCCTTTGGGTGAAAGAACGTTATCCAGAGAAGAGCTCTACAAGCAAGCCTTGAAGAGG ATGCAACGGAGGAGGAGAAGCAGACCAGAAGTGAAAACATCCAGAGTCAGCCTTGGGCCCAACTTCCGCCAACGCAGCCTGGCTTTGCCTTGA